The following proteins are encoded in a genomic region of Spirosoma sp. SC4-14:
- a CDS encoding RNA polymerase sigma factor — protein MAQNSLTGKLNDQDAGAVSFETIYKQYVRKVYQKCLSMTKDSTAAQDYTQDIFLKAFAKLDSFKNQASFSTWLYSIAHNYCLDQIRLTTRSATERLEEQEYAIGPDDKLESTDYKLQQLERLLDQLSADEVMLLRLKHEHGLSIKQLSQRYELSESAIKMRLKRSRDKLISLYRNQYAD, from the coding sequence ATGGCACAAAATAGTCTAACGGGTAAGCTAAATGATCAGGATGCAGGTGCCGTTTCCTTTGAAACGATTTATAAGCAGTATGTTAGAAAGGTATATCAGAAGTGTCTTTCAATGACGAAAGATTCGACGGCTGCTCAGGACTATACGCAGGACATTTTTCTAAAAGCGTTTGCCAAACTCGATAGCTTTAAAAACCAGGCCAGCTTTTCTACGTGGTTATACTCAATTGCCCATAACTATTGTTTGGATCAGATAAGGTTAACTACCCGTAGTGCAACCGAACGTTTAGAAGAGCAGGAGTATGCGATTGGCCCTGATGATAAACTAGAATCGACAGATTATAAACTTCAACAATTAGAGCGATTACTGGACCAACTGTCGGCCGATGAGGTTATGCTCCTTCGCTTAAAACATGAGCATGGCTTGTCGATAAAACAACTCAGCCAGCGTTATGAACTCTCCGAAAGTGCTATTAAGATGCGCCTGAAACGAAGTCGCGATAAGCTGATCAGTTTATATAGAAACCAGTATGCTGATTAA
- a CDS encoding response regulator produces MTRQFPILLVEDDLDTVELIKRVAQKGFPEAVFIHVTSFNEAVGYLYNIEGLGPKLALLDINLDGDKNGLDFLTLMQQHPQGRFLPVVVLSATGTETNIKAAYRLGAASFTQKPFSLKGWQSFVTLLRMYWYETVLLPNTWFEKQNSPG; encoded by the coding sequence ATGACGCGTCAGTTCCCTATTCTGTTAGTTGAAGATGATTTGGATACCGTTGAATTGATCAAACGGGTTGCTCAGAAAGGGTTTCCAGAGGCCGTTTTTATCCATGTCACCAGTTTTAACGAAGCGGTTGGCTATCTCTACAACATCGAAGGACTGGGGCCAAAACTGGCATTACTGGATATTAATCTCGATGGCGACAAAAATGGACTTGATTTTCTAACTCTTATGCAGCAGCATCCTCAAGGTCGTTTTTTACCGGTTGTGGTCTTGTCTGCTACGGGTACTGAAACTAACATTAAAGCAGCCTACCGGCTGGGAGCGGCTTCTTTCACCCAAAAACCATTTTCTCTGAAGGGCTGGCAGTCCTTTGTTACCCTGCTCAGAATGTACTGGTACGAAACCGTATTGTTGCCTAATACCTGGTTTGAGAAACAGAATTCGCCGGGCTAA
- a CDS encoding response regulator, with the protein MSQDQSFEILLVDDDPAVADLLTRIGQQHFAEATFSWVTSPQESIDFLNQRSTKLPRLILLDIDFHLEVDGLNFLPDLSNRIKGLIPIIMLTVSNTEDNVQKAYAAGAAAFTLKPDGLQGWKDYLKALKAYWYELITLPPPSLSQN; encoded by the coding sequence ATGTCACAAGATCAATCTTTTGAGATTTTGCTGGTCGATGATGATCCTGCAGTAGCCGATCTGTTGACACGAATTGGTCAGCAACATTTTGCGGAAGCAACGTTTAGCTGGGTAACATCCCCGCAGGAGTCTATTGACTTTCTGAATCAGCGATCAACAAAATTGCCTCGCCTGATTTTGCTTGATATTGATTTCCATCTGGAAGTAGATGGGCTGAATTTTCTGCCCGATCTATCTAATCGTATTAAAGGGCTGATTCCAATTATTATGCTGACAGTATCTAATACGGAAGATAATGTTCAGAAAGCCTATGCTGCCGGGGCAGCGGCATTTACTCTGAAGCCCGACGGACTCCAGGGCTGGAAAGATTACCTCAAGGCTTTAAAAGCTTATTGGTACGAACTGATTACACTTCCTCCTCCGTCCCTATCGCAGAATTAA
- a CDS encoding heparin lyase I family protein gives MTNYLLLCLLISALLSCTPVLTPIPLTQAARTYRAISTCNISSVITADDFEEPQFPFYFLNQATNKSDISFSPEQSRAGNTSLKFHLTSQPNKLSPPGNYASRAELSTFSSNIDTTEAWYGFSMFVPAATMKNDAYPVLLMQWPSSYFGYKGGYSYGTPPILLILQPNSKLQLIYSYSPTTPVAPNQAAIGPSVTRNLGKITFDQWVDYVVHVRFSPAALTGILQLWQDGTPVVNEQRIRLGYRAGKPLWKFGINCYTGSASHTEKTVYFDQIRIGTQTACYDAVAPASTNGVFKPLQQ, from the coding sequence ATGACAAACTATTTACTACTTTGTTTATTAATTAGTGCCCTGTTAAGTTGTACACCCGTACTTACCCCAATTCCATTAACGCAGGCCGCCCGAACATACAGAGCAATATCGACCTGCAACATTAGTTCCGTTATTACAGCCGACGATTTTGAAGAACCGCAGTTTCCTTTTTACTTTCTGAATCAGGCAACCAACAAATCCGACATTTCATTTAGTCCGGAACAAAGTAGGGCGGGAAATACGTCATTGAAATTCCACCTGACCAGCCAGCCCAACAAATTGTCCCCACCGGGCAACTACGCCAGTCGGGCAGAACTTTCGACCTTTAGCAGTAATATTGATACCACTGAGGCCTGGTATGGTTTTAGTATGTTTGTTCCTGCCGCAACGATGAAAAATGACGCCTACCCGGTTTTGCTGATGCAATGGCCATCGAGCTATTTCGGCTATAAGGGCGGATATAGCTACGGCACTCCTCCTATTCTGTTGATTCTTCAGCCCAATAGCAAGTTACAATTGATTTATAGCTATTCGCCCACCACACCGGTTGCTCCGAACCAGGCAGCTATAGGCCCGTCGGTTACCCGAAATTTGGGGAAAATAACGTTCGATCAATGGGTCGACTATGTGGTGCATGTCCGATTTTCTCCGGCTGCATTAACCGGCATCCTACAACTCTGGCAGGATGGTACTCCGGTTGTCAATGAGCAGCGTATCCGGCTTGGCTACAGAGCGGGTAAGCCCCTCTGGAAATTTGGGATAAATTGCTATACTGGCAGTGCTTCACATACCGAGAAAACGGTGTATTTCGACCAAATTCGGATTGGAACCCAAACGGCCTGTTATGATGCTGTGGCTCCGGCCAGCACAAACGGTGTTTTTAAACCACTCCAGCAATAA
- a CDS encoding plasmid stabilization protein yields MPRGDKSAYTDKQKRQAEHIEESYEDRGVPSEEAEHRAWATVNKTSGGGKKSGSGRGHAENKEPELKGGHKGGAASAARPAAERSASAKKAAATRKEHAHDK; encoded by the coding sequence ATGCCACGAGGAGATAAGTCTGCTTATACTGATAAGCAAAAACGACAGGCTGAACACATTGAGGAGAGTTATGAAGATCGGGGAGTACCGAGCGAAGAAGCGGAACACCGAGCCTGGGCCACGGTAAATAAAACATCTGGCGGTGGCAAAAAAAGTGGTTCGGGACGCGGCCATGCCGAAAACAAAGAACCTGAACTCAAAGGAGGTCATAAAGGCGGAGCCGCTTCGGCAGCGCGTCCGGCGGCCGAGCGGTCGGCTTCGGCCAAAAAAGCGGCTGCTACCCGAAAAGAGCACGCTCATGACAAATGA
- a CDS encoding outer membrane beta-barrel family protein yields the protein MKHILTLLLLGVWMASALAQAVHTGKLTGSLIDSTTNKPVPFATVALMNGQKLITGTTTDGDGAFVLPNLALEKYTLVMSFVGYRTKSVPVLLSAERPILPLGAIRIENEGKTLGEVTVAGQKAMVEDKGDRLVYNAEKDISNAGGTAADVLRKVPTLSVDLDGNVQMRGNSNIKVLINGKPSAMMARNLADALRQMPANVIKSVEVITSPGAKYDAEGSAGVINIITKKALQGINGTVSATAGNMNRGVGTTLNVRQKKFGLSLSANGYQFRNIRRNQSSRTSFLTDSEGNRIPQTLLTQSSNADNTGTGGYGEMSIDYDPDSTSHINFAANVWGGYYPNNSVVYNRLTNASGEELQAYRNDVRFRNPYGNGQLDLGYTKTFRKPGQEFSFLTQFSRMPDNYFYDTDRYASSEELIYRQHSTNYSRNKEYTAQADYTHPFTIRTETDTIDLKLEAGLKSILRDIGSEYRVTQSLDGSSPFVTDSTQSNDFNYIQKVYSGYTSLRFESKRKWSLNAGARFEHTDIHGDFVTTKTKLASQYSNLIPSVTVSKRIGIHTIKASYTQRIQRPMVWYLNPWQNQSDPKNIQTGNPYLNPELSHATELAYSVSTKNGLSINTALYWRQTNNAIEYLSTVDSAGISLSKPQNIAQRKAYGLNMNLSSQPVKNWNLNGGGDIRYVDLRSPALQQGNSGIVWSINMNTSYKFPKYYTIQANGNYSSGWISLQGTNTGFYWHSISLKRDLMNKQASLTLGINNPFIQTISQTNRQTAPTFDSQAQYYFNRRSVRLSFEWRFGQMNANGGKKGKKISNDDAGGR from the coding sequence ATGAAACACATTTTAACCCTGCTTTTGCTGGGCGTATGGATGGCTAGTGCCCTGGCTCAGGCGGTTCATACTGGAAAATTAACCGGTTCGCTCATCGACTCTACCACCAACAAACCGGTTCCCTTTGCAACGGTGGCCTTAATGAACGGACAAAAGCTTATTACGGGCACCACAACCGATGGCGACGGCGCTTTTGTTTTGCCAAATCTTGCCCTTGAAAAATATACACTCGTTATGTCGTTTGTGGGATACCGAACCAAATCAGTGCCGGTGTTGCTATCGGCCGAACGGCCAATACTTCCGCTTGGGGCTATTCGGATTGAAAATGAAGGCAAAACACTCGGCGAAGTAACCGTGGCGGGCCAAAAAGCAATGGTCGAAGACAAGGGCGACAGATTGGTTTATAATGCCGAAAAAGACATTTCCAATGCGGGGGGTACGGCGGCCGACGTGCTTCGTAAAGTGCCTACATTGAGTGTCGATCTGGATGGCAATGTGCAGATGCGGGGCAACAGTAACATCAAAGTGTTGATTAATGGAAAACCATCGGCAATGATGGCCCGTAACCTGGCCGACGCCCTGCGCCAGATGCCCGCCAATGTGATTAAGTCGGTGGAAGTGATAACCAGCCCAGGAGCGAAATATGATGCTGAAGGATCAGCCGGGGTGATCAATATTATTACGAAAAAAGCCCTTCAGGGCATCAATGGAACAGTCAGCGCAACAGCTGGTAACATGAATCGGGGAGTGGGGACAACGCTCAATGTTCGGCAGAAAAAATTTGGTCTGTCGCTTTCGGCCAATGGCTATCAGTTTCGAAACATACGCCGAAATCAATCGAGCCGAACGTCTTTTCTGACCGATTCGGAAGGAAATCGAATACCACAGACCCTCCTGACTCAAAGCAGCAATGCCGACAACACAGGAACAGGTGGCTACGGTGAAATGAGTATCGATTATGATCCGGATTCGACCAGTCATATCAACTTTGCGGCCAATGTCTGGGGAGGCTATTACCCCAATAACAGCGTGGTCTATAACCGGTTGACCAATGCGTCGGGCGAGGAGTTGCAGGCCTATCGAAACGATGTTAGGTTCCGTAATCCTTACGGCAATGGTCAACTGGATCTGGGCTATACGAAAACGTTTCGCAAACCGGGGCAGGAGTTTTCATTTCTGACGCAGTTTAGCCGGATGCCCGACAATTACTTCTACGACACCGATCGGTATGCGTCGTCGGAAGAGCTTATTTACCGGCAGCATAGTACCAACTACAGCCGCAACAAAGAATATACAGCTCAGGCCGATTACACCCATCCGTTCACGATCAGAACAGAAACCGACACCATTGACCTGAAACTGGAAGCCGGGCTCAAAAGCATCCTGCGCGACATTGGTAGTGAATATCGGGTTACGCAATCGCTGGATGGGTCGAGTCCCTTCGTTACGGACTCGACCCAGTCGAACGATTTCAATTATATTCAGAAAGTATATTCGGGCTATACATCGCTGCGGTTCGAATCGAAACGAAAGTGGAGCCTGAATGCCGGGGCCCGTTTTGAACATACCGATATTCATGGCGATTTTGTGACAACAAAAACCAAGCTGGCTAGTCAGTATAGTAACCTGATTCCCAGTGTTACGGTGTCGAAACGCATCGGAATCCATACCATTAAAGCCAGCTACACGCAACGCATCCAACGGCCAATGGTCTGGTATCTGAATCCGTGGCAGAACCAGAGCGATCCGAAAAATATCCAGACGGGTAATCCGTATCTGAATCCTGAGCTCAGCCACGCCACCGAACTAGCCTATAGTGTGAGCACAAAGAATGGCTTGTCGATCAATACGGCGCTGTACTGGCGTCAGACAAATAATGCCATCGAATATTTGTCGACGGTCGACTCGGCCGGAATATCCCTGAGTAAACCGCAGAACATTGCTCAGCGGAAAGCCTACGGACTCAATATGAATCTGAGCAGTCAGCCAGTGAAAAACTGGAACCTCAACGGGGGCGGAGATATTCGATATGTCGATTTGCGGAGTCCGGCACTCCAGCAGGGCAATAGCGGTATTGTGTGGAGCATTAACATGAATACCAGCTACAAATTCCCGAAATACTATACTATTCAGGCCAATGGTAACTATAGTTCGGGCTGGATTAGCCTTCAGGGAACCAATACGGGCTTCTATTGGCATAGTATTTCGCTCAAACGCGACCTAATGAATAAGCAGGCCAGCCTGACATTGGGGATTAATAACCCCTTTATTCAGACTATTTCGCAAACAAATCGCCAAACGGCTCCAACGTTCGACTCTCAGGCGCAGTATTACTTCAACCGCCGGTCGGTGCGCCTATCTTTTGAATGGCGGTTTGGCCAGATGAATGCCAATGGAGGGAAAAAAGGAAAGAAAATCAGTAATGATGATGCTGGAGGCCGGTAG
- a CDS encoding helix-turn-helix transcriptional regulator, translating to MKGTQLGEFEELVLLTIALLYDDAYSVAVMEELSQRLERPMSLGAIHRTMQRLEEKKLVLSRFGEATAERGGRRKRLFTLTTDGEQAVKEARRIRNELWAGIPSGAFKGGLA from the coding sequence ATGAAAGGCACTCAGTTAGGCGAATTTGAAGAGCTGGTTCTACTGACAATTGCGCTTCTTTACGACGACGCCTACAGTGTGGCCGTCATGGAAGAGCTCAGCCAGCGGTTAGAACGTCCGATGAGTTTAGGCGCTATTCACCGCACGATGCAGCGACTGGAAGAAAAAAAGCTGGTGCTCTCCCGATTTGGAGAGGCAACTGCCGAGCGGGGCGGTCGACGGAAACGTCTGTTTACGCTAACGACCGATGGCGAACAGGCCGTAAAAGAAGCCCGCCGAATTCGTAATGAACTATGGGCCGGCATACCCTCGGGTGCCTTTAAAGGAGGACTGGCATGA
- a CDS encoding ABC transporter permease: MNQHHTSPQRIGSANISNTPPASSKQQPPRWANYLTQRITAPHLREEIQGDLAELFYKRSQRHGYRRACFFYLIDFTLLLHPRLWRRETSGSFISANARSTDFKQPFFLSPTMLRNYVKIAFRNLVNNKVYSSINIGGLAIGMAVAMLIGLWIYDELAFDTYHQNYGRIAQVMQHQTSNGQIGTQRAIPFPLGNELKTKYGSNFKYLAMSSWQGAHILTFGDKKFSKSGAFMDVDAPKLFSLNMQKGTTNGLQDQNSILLSESTAKALFGDADPLNKLLKIDNKLDVKVAGVYEDLPFNSQFKELLFIAPWSLYVSSEDWIKRARDTNQWGNNSFQLFAQIADNTDFATVDKHILNAKQNNVPEEDKKYNAQIFLHPMPDWHLRSHWENGIQTGGMIDYVWLFGIVGIFVLLLACINFMNLSTARSEKRAKEVGIRKAVGSIRGQLISQFLCESLVVVIIAFSLALLLVQLSLPWFNEVASKHMTILWSTPAFWVLGLGFSVLTGLIAGSYPALYLSSFEAIKVLKGTFRAGRFASIPRQVLVVLQFTVSVTLIIGTIVVYRQIQYAKNRPIGYSRDGLMMIQMKSPDFYGKFDILRTELKNSGAIVEMAESSSPLTQIWSNSGGFTWPGKDPDLDADFATVWVTHDFGKTVGWQFKEGRDFSRTFTTDSSAIILNKAAVKFMNIKNPIGTVVRWGDDKTGKSYKVIGVIDDMLMESPYEPIKQAAYFMDYENVNWIDLKLNPNRSASESVATVESVFKRIVPSAPFDYKFANEEFAAKFSTEERIGKLATFFSLLAIFISCLGLSGLASFVAEQRTKEIGVRKVLGASVLNLWGLLSRDFVILVSIAFVIAIPIAYYALDSWLANYEYRTDLSWWIFGVTGLGALVVTLLTVSVQSIRAALLDPVKSLRTE, encoded by the coding sequence ATGAATCAGCATCATACATCTCCGCAACGCATTGGGTCGGCCAACATAAGCAATACTCCACCTGCATCTTCCAAACAACAGCCGCCCCGTTGGGCCAACTACCTGACTCAGCGAATTACGGCTCCGCATCTGCGCGAAGAAATTCAGGGCGATCTGGCCGAACTGTTTTATAAACGGAGCCAGCGCCATGGGTACCGTCGAGCCTGCTTTTTCTACCTGATCGATTTTACGCTGCTGCTACATCCCAGACTATGGCGTCGGGAAACGTCCGGTTCTTTTATTTCAGCCAATGCCCGGTCAACAGATTTTAAACAACCTTTTTTTCTGAGTCCTACCATGCTACGCAATTATGTAAAAATCGCTTTCCGAAATCTGGTTAATAACAAAGTTTACTCCTCCATCAACATTGGCGGACTCGCCATTGGTATGGCGGTAGCCATGCTGATTGGCTTATGGATTTACGACGAACTAGCGTTCGATACCTATCACCAGAACTACGGCCGGATTGCGCAGGTGATGCAGCATCAGACCTCCAACGGGCAAATTGGAACCCAACGCGCCATTCCGTTTCCGCTGGGCAACGAACTAAAAACCAAGTATGGCTCCAATTTCAAATACCTGGCCATGTCGTCCTGGCAAGGGGCTCATATCCTAACCTTTGGCGATAAAAAATTCTCGAAATCAGGTGCATTCATGGATGTCGACGCTCCGAAACTGTTTTCGCTGAACATGCAAAAGGGTACTACTAACGGTTTGCAGGATCAAAATTCGATTCTGCTTTCAGAATCGACGGCCAAAGCACTTTTTGGCGACGCCGACCCACTAAATAAATTACTAAAAATCGACAATAAGCTGGATGTGAAAGTGGCGGGCGTCTATGAAGATCTTCCGTTCAATAGCCAGTTTAAAGAGTTGCTGTTCATTGCTCCCTGGTCTTTATATGTTTCATCGGAAGATTGGATCAAACGAGCCAGAGATACCAATCAGTGGGGAAATAATTCGTTTCAGCTATTTGCCCAGATTGCCGACAACACCGACTTCGCTACGGTCGACAAGCATATTTTAAATGCCAAGCAGAATAATGTGCCGGAAGAAGACAAAAAATACAATGCGCAAATTTTTCTGCATCCAATGCCCGACTGGCACTTACGGTCGCATTGGGAAAACGGCATTCAAACCGGTGGCATGATCGACTACGTTTGGCTGTTTGGTATCGTGGGGATATTTGTCCTATTGCTGGCCTGCATCAATTTCATGAATCTGTCTACGGCCCGTTCCGAAAAACGAGCCAAGGAAGTAGGCATTCGCAAAGCCGTCGGCTCCATCCGCGGACAATTGATCAGCCAGTTTCTTTGCGAGTCTCTGGTAGTTGTTATCATTGCTTTTTCGCTGGCCCTATTGCTGGTGCAACTGAGTCTGCCGTGGTTTAATGAGGTAGCCAGCAAACACATGACGATCTTATGGTCGACACCTGCTTTCTGGGTTCTTGGCCTTGGCTTTAGTGTACTGACCGGGCTGATTGCCGGGAGCTATCCGGCCCTGTATCTTTCATCCTTCGAGGCTATTAAAGTACTGAAAGGCACGTTCAGAGCGGGGCGCTTTGCATCGATTCCTCGTCAGGTGCTGGTAGTGTTGCAGTTTACGGTTTCAGTTACGCTCATCATTGGAACCATCGTTGTGTATCGTCAGATTCAGTACGCCAAAAATCGGCCCATTGGCTATAGTCGCGACGGATTGATGATGATTCAGATGAAATCGCCCGATTTCTACGGCAAATTCGACATCCTCCGAACTGAACTGAAAAATTCGGGAGCCATCGTCGAAATGGCCGAATCATCGAGCCCGTTAACGCAAATCTGGTCGAACAGTGGGGGCTTCACCTGGCCGGGCAAAGATCCCGATCTGGATGCCGACTTTGCAACGGTATGGGTTACCCACGATTTTGGTAAAACGGTTGGCTGGCAGTTTAAAGAAGGACGCGATTTTTCCAGAACGTTCACTACCGACTCGTCGGCCATCATCCTGAACAAAGCCGCTGTTAAGTTCATGAATATCAAAAACCCAATCGGAACAGTTGTTCGGTGGGGCGACGACAAGACCGGGAAATCATATAAGGTGATCGGTGTTATCGACGATATGCTGATGGAATCGCCCTACGAACCGATAAAACAGGCTGCGTATTTTATGGATTATGAAAATGTGAACTGGATTGACCTCAAACTGAATCCCAATCGCAGCGCGAGCGAATCAGTAGCCACGGTTGAATCGGTATTTAAACGCATTGTTCCATCGGCACCATTCGATTACAAATTTGCCAATGAAGAGTTTGCGGCCAAATTTTCGACCGAAGAACGAATTGGGAAACTGGCAACTTTCTTCTCTCTGCTGGCAATCTTTATCTCCTGCCTGGGTTTATCGGGTTTGGCCTCTTTTGTAGCTGAACAGCGTACCAAAGAAATTGGGGTTCGGAAAGTGCTCGGGGCTTCTGTCCTGAATCTGTGGGGGCTCCTATCCCGCGATTTTGTGATACTGGTTAGCATCGCCTTTGTGATTGCTATACCGATTGCCTACTACGCCCTCGACAGTTGGCTGGCAAACTATGAATACCGAACCGATCTGTCGTGGTGGATTTTTGGCGTAACTGGTCTTGGCGCCCTTGTTGTTACTCTGTTAACCGTAAGTGTCCAAAGCATTCGGGCCGCGCTGCTCGACCCCGTAAAGAGCCTACGCACTGAGTAG